The DNA segment GTACCCGTCGCCACGGTGGCCGTGGGCAAGGCCGGCGCCAAGAACGCCGCCATCCTCGCGGTGCAGATTCTCGCCCTGCAGGATGCCGACCTGCGCCGCAAGCTGGCCGAGTTTCGCAGCAAGCAGGAACAGATGGTGCGCCAGAAGGACGCGTCGCTGTCGGCCTGACCCGTTCAGAAGCGGCGCCGCGCCCAGCCGAGGCAACCGACTCCGAGCAGCACCATCCCGAGCGTCGCCGGCGCGGGCACGGTCGCGATGTCGGGCATCGTCGTGATGAACAGGCCGAACGACTCCAGCGAGCCGGTGTCCACGTAATAGGCGTCGTAAATCCGCAGCCGCCATAGACCGAAGGCATCCTCACCATCGAACGCCGCCAGGCCCACCGGATCGACCGGCCGAAACCGGCCTTCGAAGGGCGCTTCGCCGTCGTGAATCGAGAGCAACGCCTCGTCATCGAAGACCGTGTTGCGGTAGTCGGCACCTTCGAAGTAGTCGCTGAACGGGTCGTACATGTTCAGCACCACCGTCGTGCCCGACGGACTGGTCAGCAGCAGTTGCAGGTCAAAGACGTTGGTGTGGGTCAGACTTACACCCACGTCGAGGTCAGCAATGATGTGGTGGTCCGGGA comes from the Anaerobaca lacustris genome and includes:
- a CDS encoding proprotein convertase P-domain-containing protein, giving the protein MRVRSGATFIVFVSVALGVSMPVRSGQVVSYIGSFDLPIPADAAATRGWMDDAMIAVPDHHIIADLDVGVSLTHTNVFDLQLLLTSPSGTTVVLNMYDPFSDYFEGADYRNTVFDDEALLSIHDGEAPFEGRFRPVDPVGLAAFDGEDAFGLWRLRIYDAYYVDTGSLESFGLFITTMPDIATVPAPATLGMVLLGVGCLGWARRRF